Part of the Bdellovibrionales bacterium genome is shown below.
TTTTGCGTCTACTTTTTCAATTTTAAATCTAAATGAAATGATCGCTGAAGTCAGAGCGGTCTCATCCAATAAATCATCCGGAAGTTCAAACTCCCAAGGGCTTGGATTCGACTTCTCAAAAAAGCGTGTGAGTTGCCTGAGGATTTCAACTTGTTCCGAAAAAGACTCAACCAACTCTACTTTTCCTTGCAAATGTGCGACGGCGTAATTCCAAGTCGGAACATCACGACCGAATTTATACCATTTTGGAGTGATGTAGGTGTGAGGACCTTGAACTATAAATGTAGCGTTTGGATTGTCTATGAAATGCCTCCATTGAGGATTTTGCTTGGACATATGCCCAATAAGAATCCTGTCTTCATTAGGCCTTGTACTAAAAATAACCGGCAAATGATTGATAAACGGCATTGAGTTTTCTGAATACGAAAGAATTGTCATGAAAGCATTCTGCTCAAT
Proteins encoded:
- a CDS encoding FMN-binding negative transcriptional regulator, which translates into the protein METKVLRLQKKIELVMYLPKHFLPNQEYRVRKLIEQNAFMTILSYSENSMPFINHLPVIFSTRPNEDRILIGHMSKQNPQWRHFIDNPNATFIVQGPHTYITPKWYKFGRDVPTWNYAVAHLQGKVELVESFSEQVEILRQLTRFFEKSNPSPWEFELPDDLLDETALTSAIISFRFKIEKVDAKFKLSQNRSTEDRAGVIEGLKERTYDMSRAVREMMIENGE